TGCAGGCGGCGGCAGGGTGACAGGAAACATGAATGGATGGTTTTCGTACTCAGTGTGcaagagagagtgagagaggcGAGAGTGTGCGTGActgtatgtgtgcgtgtgtataGCTAGCCAGCCAGGCAGTGAGAGAAATAAAGTAAAAAAGGGAAACTCATCATGGATGAAAATCAAAAGCAGAACTGTGTACGAGCGAGTCGGCAGAAAGGGAACGACACGATGGCCAGGCGGCAGCGGGTAGGAAGGAACGAAGCTGAAGTGGAATTTGAATTAATGCAGCAAGGGTCGTACGgtacacactcacacacacacatacatatatgaacGTAACGAACGAATGACGGTTGGCAAGAACGTCGGTCGGAATTACGTTCGAGAGTGtcggaccagcagcagcagcagcaggcagaagAAGGGAGAGTGGAAGAGGGGAGGGGAGCTGAGCTGCCAGAGATGGGATGGTGCTGATGATGGTAGTGGTGGTGGTAGGTTTCCCAGTTAAAAGCCGGCCCTGTTCGGGACCGagttctgccactgccaacAGCACAGCTACTGCTACATGTATTTTATAATATCACGGGGAAAAAACAAAGCGCAGCAGCCGTGGAAGGCACAGAGCCGGGGGAGACAGGGAGTGGTCCTGTCCGGGGCTTGGGTTTATAATTTCATAACCAACAGacacaaacacacgcacacatacacatacacatacacccacagacagagagacataCAAACATACAGAGAGACGGGAGCGCTTGCATAAATTGTGAAGGAGGAGGGAGAAGAGAATGGAACATAGTAAATGCGATTTTGAAGCGAAAAAGGTAAAGCCGGCAGCAGTTGTAAGGGTTGCCAGGCCATGCCACGGCGCATTGTGTGGGAGCAGAGGGCAGGGCAGGACAGGGACGTCCCAGCAGGCCGATGGCAATGGGCGTACGACGTGCAGAAGGGGAACGATAGAATTACGTGCAGGACTCGAGTGAAAATAATTTGAAATAGTACAATGTGACAGACACTCTCCACATCCCCCCCCTCAAACACTGAGccacaatgcaggctgaaaaTTATTAATTGCAACTGTTTGATAGCAGAATAGAATGAGCACGAGAGGGTGGCACAGCATAGAAGAAGTCTGCGCCTTGAGCTTACCCAAGAGTCGAGCCCAAGAAGGCCGACCGCAGAAAGGGAAGCAGGAACACAGGGACAATAACAGTAAAGGGGGCGAAGCAGTTTGCTTTTTTTATGCTGCTCCACTTTTTGTAGGTCAAACTTTAAAGGCAGACCCCCCCGCCCCATAAATTCACATGCcggcacacacagacacagagctCAAAACTCTCCGCCACCGCACGCCACACAAAACACCCGACCCAATAAACGTCTGCCCAAAAAGAAGCACAAGAGGAGGACGAGGAAGCAGCAGACGCGAAAAGGAACAACAAAGATACACCAGTGAGGCAAACAGCAACGGTTAATGCAATGAAGAGGGAGCCCACCAAATTCAGCAACAACAGTTAGGACAGGACAGGCCACAAATATGGAAAAGCGTGGCAAGTGGTGGTGGGAGACACCAATATATGTACCAAAAATAAGTTTACGAAACTTAAAGCTGCCTAAtatatgcacacacacacacatagtatGTACTGCACTCTCATATATGTACGGTTATTTGCTCGCTGCACCTGTTGACCCCACAAGGGGGGAATCCTCTTTGGTTTGGTGAAACGTCAAGGATTCTCCATCGCGTTCTTGAAATGAGAGAAATGCACCAAAGCTAACGGAAGAGGAAGAGCGCACTTGAAGAGGCAGAGACGGCGGCAAGGCATTCAAAGAGACGACTGAGGCGGCATGTCATAGTCGACGagccctcctcctcctccttctcttTGACTGTGCGCGGGGTCTCgcttattttttgtatttttattttgttttggtttctGCTTCCTCTCCACAGCTTGCCGGCTCGACTCCCCTCCCTCTCGACCATTTCAGCTACCCCAGTTCCCAGAGAGAGAGTCAGCTGTGACAACAACAAGTTTCTCTGTTATTGCCTTTGATtacggtgcggtgcggtgcctACTCTTTCACAtaggtacatatatgtacaaacATATGTGTGTCTGGCTGTATTTATTGCATGCACGCGTAAGTCACACTCTGCACACtcacgaacacacacacaaacacatgcCTACTTGATATTGGATAGCAGCAGTATTTTACTCTTTTTATCTCACAATACACTTGCACACATAAATATCTaaatatgtacgtatgtatgcacatacatatatcatcaAAGCTCTCGAAGGTCGCATCGCACCGCACCACACCGTACCGCAGCGACTCGTCTCGTCTCGCACATGTCTAAACCCTAGCATTGCTTTTGATTTGTATATTCACATAGATTTGTTTATATTGCTCTGGCTAATCGTCGGGCCGCATCAAAGTTCGTTGACTCTTATCCGCGAGACATCTCCCATTCATGAAAACAATCGATACGATCCGATTGCAGTGGAATAATACTATTTCACGGGGGAGAGACGACTCATTCCGGGTGGGGTGTCATTATGTATGACTTGTGGAGCCATAAGCCATACAACTCGTAAAAATTATTAACCGGTTTACATTTCACATCGAAACGTGATGGTTTCTCACGTGCCTCGACGCCAACACACTTTATCGCTTGGCGAAACTGATAGTAGCTCTTCGAGAGGTGGGGTTGGGTTCGGGTTCATTTCATTTTAAGGGGCATACTGCTGATAGATAAAAGTTTGAATTTAGTCCACTTCATTCCATGTTGTTTGGGAAATAAAACCTCCAGAGGATTCCAAGCTTGCTCGGCTCATTGAAACTAAAGAGATGCTTCGTCCAGGCCAATGGTTCCTTCATTGTGTTTCTTCAAGTAACTTCCGCAACAATGCAATAAGGAAGGAAACCTTAGACCGTTCAACCATTTCAAACGAATTCCAATGAAATGCCATTGGAATTGCCGTAATGAAGCCACAAAAAAGTGAATGGATGCGGATGCCTCAACATTTTTCGGTTACAAACTCTTTCTActtcttccacttccacttctccttcttttgcaACGTTCTTTTGCGGTctttgttgttattgttttgtGGCGGCAAGTGCCGGCTcgttctccctctctcccactcccacttccAGTCTCACCCAACAGCAACCGGCACTTAAACGACAAACTGTAGGGGGAGAGAGAAAGGCAGAGGGAGGGGAAGGGGGAAGGTGACGGGCTACATAACGAAAAGGCGCGGAATATACATGTTGTATGTGTGTCAGTGTGCCTGTGTGGGAGCGAGCAGCAGGACTTGGTTGAATCTTTTTACCAAACTCTGAATGAAGTGCGACCAAGACGACGAAACCTTAAAAACGTAACAGTAAATATTGCAGCCTCCCTCCaaattcacacacacacacacgcgcacacccACATTCAACCCAGCTCCAAGTACATGTGTACAAAACGTGACGAGCCCCTCTCTTGGAATGAGTTGGAGTGGGTCGAGGTGCAGATAGCGCTAGCATAAGGCCATTTCTCGTGTTTTGTATGCTGTATTCCGCtatctgcgtgtgtgtgtctgtcgAGAGCATGGGGTCGATGGAATCAAAATCAGTGTCAATGTCAAATAAGCTcttaacaaaaaaaagaaaggaagAGAGCCCCAAGAAAACATAAAAGAAAACTCCCCACCCCACCCGCACACTTACCGGTGGTGGCGTCCTATACTGCTGCGACGGCCCCAATTGTGGACTGTAGGGTCGGGGAGGCGGTGCCCAGCCGCCCTGTTGCGCTCCGTACGGCGATGGCTGATGCTGCGGCGGAGGCGGTCCATGCCCTGGTGGAGGAGGCGGGGGTCCGCCcgcctgttgttgttgttgggctgctgctgccgccgccgctgctgccgaGGCTGCTTGTTGGGGATCGTAGCTATTCGCATAGCGGTGCTGCGGGGGCGGCGGCGGATTCGAGGACTGCAGCAAGGAGTTCAGCGTGGGCGTGGGCCCCTGCGGCGGCTGGCCAGGGATGTaacgttgctgctgctgctgctgtggcggcCGATTGGGAGAGCCTCCCGCACccggcggctgctgctgctgctgttgtggttgctgctgctgctgatggggCTGCGGGAGCTTGCCGCCGGGCGGTGGCTGGCCGTAGCGGTAGGGATCCATGTTGGGGTCGCCAGAGTGGTACCGTGCGTAGGCAGGATGAGCGTGGGGCGGTGGCAGGTGAGCCACTGCCGCACCGTACTCGTCCTTCACGCCGGGCGCATGCTCAGGTGCTCCTGGCGGCGGCGCCGGCCCGCCGTGATGCTGCATGTGGGGCGGTGGCggcggatgctgctgctgctgttgttgttgttgttgctgctgctgctggtgcagaTGGTGGTAGTGCATAACCGCCGCCGGGTCCGGTGGTGCACCTGGTGCCGAACCAGGCGGTGGCGGGGCGCCGTAGGGGTGCGGCACTCCGACATTTTGCTGTATGATCGGATCGCTGCCGTTGTTGTTGGGCGTGGGTGGGCCGGAAGTGGGTGGCGTGGATGCGGAATTGGCACCGACACTGGCACCACCTGCACCACTgctggctgccgctgctgctgcggcggccGCACTTCCAGATGCCGAGGGCGGAGCAGCAGCGGGGGTTCCGGCCCCAGCACCTCCCTGGGTTGACGGCGACTTTATTTTCTCATTCATGGCTGCTCATTTGCTGCTGGCGGTGTGGCTGTGGGGGCTGGGGAGGACCCGCCAACAACGCTGACgctgatgatgacgacgactTCTCCGACGACTGCAGCGGCAAATTTGAGGTTATGTTAGCTGCAAGTTATCAAAGACTTTCATTAGTGCACTCTCGTTCTACTCTTTCATCTTCACTTAATTTTGATCTAACTAATCCGAGCACGGGACACGAAATCCGAATATATTGGGAAACATAAATTATTTGTATCGGTTCATGGCTGTGTATTGAAAAGTCCGCTACCAACACCGACACGAACACACCAATACCACAACAACATTTATTTCTGCCGCGTACGGAGATTGTCGTGCGTTGACAACCCTGCCGTTCGCTCACTCGCTcgcgctcgctctctctcgctctcttggCTTGAGCGCAGTCCACAAACagttcctctctctctctcgctggctCTCTTTACATTTGGCGGCTATACACGCACACGCCGTCTCCGTCTCACTTGCACTTGCCGCACGAGCTGGCTCTACATGCATATgtcgctctcgctctcactCTCGCACTGATGGCGCTATTAGTTTCTGTGTGAAACGAACGAATCGGGCAGTAATGTAATGATTTTTTCGTAATTATTTTCTATGCCGAATTTTCGCGTTTATGTAGCGCACCCACTGGCTCTGGACATGGCTCCGTCTCCGGCTCCTTGGACAATACAATTCCCAGCTCCCGCGGCATTTGTTAACTCATCCGACTTATAAATAATTGCCAGCAGGCGTACAGCGACAGCCGCTTTATTTGCTGTTTGTTGCGTAcactctctgcctctgctggtgctgctgacGTTTGTCTTCGTCTCGCTTCTGCTTCGCTTTTTGGGAAGAAGTCTTTTGCGTTTTCTGCGGTTTTTCGCTTGCGACGCtcttgatgatgatgatgatgcaaGGATGTGCTCCGACATCCAATCATGGACACACAAATGGACTCTTTGCAGAGCAGACCAATGCACCCAGCACCAACAAAAGCAGCATCGGCTCTCGAATTAACAATTTTTCACTCGCCTGTGGGCGAAAGTCCGGCGGCGGAAGATTGTGGATCTTTTGGGGGGATTTTTTGATGATTTTTCTTAACTATACAGCTAATACACGCACATACACTTACACATAGAAGAATATTCACGCATTGACGACCCGTCCATAGACTGGCTATATACTGAAAACGAACTCGCGCGAGaagacggggacggggactgggactgggacagGACAGGGCAGCAAGCTCGGTATAACGAAACGAATTTGAAGTGTATGCAAGTCTTGTCTGGGGCTGCGCTGCTGCCAAGGGAATTTTTTCGCAAGGCCTTTGGGCTTGCAAAAACACTGCGGGGGAGGGCACACTCACTCGCGGCTGATCACCAGATATCCCCTGCACATGTTGCACATACTTTTCTTTATTAATTCAGTGTATTTCACTTAGTTTTTAAACAATTTCGCAGCATGACGACGAAGCGAGCCACATACAAAGCGATTTTTTTTTGCCAATACAACGAGAAAGCCCCGGCGGACGAGAGCAGAAGCACGAAACGAGCTGCTTTAACTTTATGTTTTACTTGCTTGTTTTATGCACAATTAAACCACTATAGTACACACAATTGTtggattttattttttcttaagCAGCGTGGACGCCATATTCTCGTGTATTTTAAGTGTTTATTTCTACACATTAGCTACACATTTGGtacacatttgctacataATGGAAGGAAAAAGAgggtatggacaacaggcAAAAAATGCAACGAGTACAAGGTAATGTAAAGTGTGTGATAAAGTGTGCCCGCAGTATTCTTATATATACCAATTTAGTATATTTCTCCTTGTGGAGCCGAACGCTTCCAGGTGTTGCTGGCCATGTTGAATATGGCAAAGGCCCCTTATTAGGCCCCTCAATTAATTTAACTCAGAGGAAACCCCACTAACAGATAAGATTATCTACTAAAGAATCCACTGTTTTTGTCTATTGGCCATACCCTTTTTTGTAGACCATTCAAATTACGACTCATATTTTCGTTGCAGGGAGAGCAGCAGTATGACCGTCTGATCCTCAGATCCGTAAAAATACCGCTGAAAAACGAACTTCGCACACTCAAACCAAAAACCACTGGATTATAGAGCTGCGCGCCCAAGTTTGAATGTGAATGATTGACAAGGATATAAACGACAGGGAGCGAAAATTCAAATTACCTTTGAATGGAAGTTTCTATAGACCAAGTTTTCTTATATACtttttaaaatgaaatttaataaattaataaattgaTAAAGtataccattatataccgatatatCATTAATATATTCTCCACTTAATTTCGACGTCAAACGGTATATTTTGACGtcaaaattaaataaaagcACCTCATGGTCCTCATTTATTTACAACGAGTAGAAAATACCAACAAAAAAGAGAATATTTTCAATGTGACCGCGAACCGTGAAAATAAAAATCCCGAAGAAAATAAGTAAAAATGGCGACGTTTGTTGTTGCAACATGTTTCGCGGCAGTCGCAGCATTATAAGTTCATTGCTTGTTATCGATATTTCTATCGGATTCAAAATGAAAATCAATTTCAATGTGGATCTAAATCGTTTAAATAAAAGGCCGAAAATGGCCACCAAAAACTACAGAAAGACCACAAAAGAATGTACCCAATCCCCACTGCAAGCAAGATGACGGCAAGCACTTAGTGGACGTCTCTCGCCCATGTATGGCTCCAGTGAAGAGGCAGTACGTGATCTGAGATCCTTCAGAGGTGGTTGACGATGCAAGCGAGATTCGAAAAGAAAAGGAGATTCCGATCGATGCCTGTGGCGTAGTGTCGCTTATGAACCGAACCTCTTTGGCAGCAATCAAATGAATGGCTGCGGTATTGAGATAATTTCTTAATTGTTAATTTCGTATTTATTTAGCAAGTCTTTAGTACCCGAATTATCGGTCGAATATCCCCATTCCCGCTTTATGTAACTGCAGCTTAAACAAAGAAACCGCAGTTGGATGCTCCGCCCAAAGCGATTAAAGCTGATTTCCATTGCTAATAATACGTAAATTGTTTTCAAGTCTGGCCCTGTCCCTGGagagtgctgctgctgccgtcccCTTTCTTCGAAAACAAGAAAAGAAATCCCCTGTTATTGTTTTTGTGTCGCTGATTTTCGGCTACAATGTAACCCACATAATGACAAATCGTTTATCAGTATAAaacccccgcccccgccccagATTGTTCAGATAGTCATGTATTTTTGGCCACTCACTAATTTAATAATTAAATTTACAAATATATTTTACACTTTTCTTGCCGCAGAGAAGATTCCATTCCGTGCTTCAGGTGTGGATTCGCTTTGCATTGATCTAGTCAATTAGTGGCTGTTCGTTCGTAAATAACATGATATGCAAATCGCAGGCtaaattaaaatgtataacAGAATATTATTAAATGTCTATATCGATTCCACTCGACTTGCCGGCCTCTATCGGTTCTCTCTgttcagtgtgtgtgtgtgtgtgtgtgtgggggggtcTTACCTAACCCTAACACCGCCCCCTCCCTTACCACAGATACACCCTTTAGATACACCTTACAGGGTGCCCCGTCTCCTATGTCGGTATGTAAATATTAGGTATTTGGTAGTCTGTATTGCATACATTGTTGCAAAAGTCATGTGAATAAGTTACGATTCACTCGGAGAACTGCATCTATAGATTGATTAAGTAGAGAGAATGTTTTCACGCCTGGTCTACTCCTGGGAATGGAATGTAATGGAATCTGTTCTAACGCATAATTGACTTCTTAATCTCCCCCCAACTATCGTACACATCTTCACGCTGAAAAGTTTCCTTTGCTAATCCCCAAGGCGGTGTCAATGAGTAGAATCAACAACTTTGTTTTGCTGCACCACCACCCAGGCTGAATTTAACTTTGAATATGAATTTTTATTGCACCGCCTGCTTTCAGAGCACACTTTAGCCGCGATTTAAACTGGTTTTATGGCTCATATTTTCACCAATTAGTGATCTTAACTAAATAAAGCGGTGGCCAGCCAGAGGCTGGGCTGTGACTGAGTCTGAGCCTGAGACTCCATTTAATTTGCCCAATCTGAATGGCACTGGCTGCCGATTTGTCGATTTGTGAGTTATAATTAAGCCGCGAGTTCACTAGAAGATGAGATTTGTTTTGTTCGCTTCAGTTTTAATTAATATGTTGGTTTTTTCACAAATCCACAAAGTGGGCAAAGACCAAAGGGGAATTACATTTTCAATTCAATTATTATTCTGGCCAGCACAGCGGGTGAGGCAGACGATGACGGTGCTCGGTTGCTGGACGATTACTTTATTGATGAACTTAAAAACTGCCAAAAAAGTGACAAACAACAGTGAGAGACGTCTCTAGAGTCTAGATATTCTCGTCGGAGTAGGACATGTACAGGAAGTAGTCCTTGTCGCGGTGCTCCTGGTACAGGGAGCCAATGGTGGCCGATGTCGGCGGAATCACGTTGTTCACAAAGAAAAAGAGAGCCGAATCGGCGCTCAGCTTGATGCGTTTGCGAATGAGAAAGTAGAACTGTCCCACGGTGAGGTCGGCGGGCAACAGGTACTTCTTCTTGTCCAGATCCGGGTGGCGCGTCTTGGGGGCCTTCTCCACGATGACGGGCACACGGTCCGGATAGCGGCGACGGATCTTGTCGCCCTCGTTGCGACGCTTCTCGAAGGAGTGATCCTTCTTGTACTGAAAGTGCATGTCCATTTTGCGACTGATTGCGTTTAGAAAGCAAGGAGAGTTTTCAATTTTAGTTTAGGATTTGGTTGGGCTATTGTTTCACGAACGACTTGAATGATTAGATTCTCCCATAGGTGGATAACTAGATATCTCAAGGCCTACTTATGTTTCTATTTCTACATTTACTTCAGCCTTGGACAGGAGGCAGTGACCGCAAGGCATCAAGTGGGAAGAGGACATAAAAGCGAAAGCTTTCACGCACAACTCAaagccacacaaacacacacttgcacccacacgcacacgcacaagCACACGGACACGCACCCGAAGCTAAAACAGAAACACCTTTTGGTTCCGTTCCGTTACGTTACGCTACGGCTCTGCCCTGGCCTCTGCTCTCATTTCACCATTGCTGCTGAAGCAGGTCGGTTCAGTCTGTTGTGCCGTTGCTCCACTGTTCGGATCTCGCGCTCGGATCGCTCGTTCGGGTCTCTCGTTTCTGTGCTTGGCCTGTGCTAGCTTCCGGTCAAAATAGCTCCATTTGTCTGGTGTGTCGCGGAGCTTCAACAGGTGCACGCACAGCCGAGTCGCGTTCTGCCAGTGATAGCGAGACGACTGATATGTGGCGGCGGCGGTTTTTTAAATCCATGCATCTCCATGACTACCCGTTTAATTTGAAAGTAATTTAATTGCCGAGCATCCGAAGAATGCTTTGTGTCGTGAATTGTTTACACACGCGAAAATAAACGAAAACTGCGCGGAAAGTGTGTGTTAAACATTGCCAAACAATCACAGATTTACTGAAAATAAGTGCTTTCGATACCATAATTTTATATCTTTAATCGCCCATGTGATGGTGCGGGTGCGCGTCAGTTCAGTGGAATAATTTATTACAGAATCCAGAATACAGAATCCGCGCCTTTCATTCGTTCATAGAGTGTGAGGTGAGTGCAGCGCATCGTAGCAGTGCACAGAATAATCAAACAGTATTTTTTCTTTGAAAAAATCACCctttctatatatatatagtatagtaTATCGGTTGTAATCTCTCATGGGTGTGCGAAATCCAGCACTCAAAAGTGTAATCGCATCTGTCATCCAATAATGATGCTGAATGCACTCACAAATTGTTGAGCACATGACAATGGAAATTGATTTGTGTTCTTCGAAAGCAGATACATATatgtcagagagagagagagagagggagaagaaGCTATACGTACAACTTGGGTAGATACATAAGTAATGTTTTAGCAGCCATTATCTATCCATGAGACCACTTTCATGAACACTGAGAGCTGGCAATCAGCGATTCAGTCACAGGACACGCTGTCCTCCGAGTAAAAGTTTGGAGCCACTCGAATAATGGTATTTTAATTCGATTCAGAAGAATGTTCTGGTGAGAGCTCCACTCTCGCTATTGCTCAACGCTCCACAAATTGTTACTAACttgttttataattttattaATGCCGCAATTAACAATAATTCGTCAAAAATGACACCAGAATGGCACTGCCATGGAAACAAAGCGACCGGTCCCGCCCGTCCAGTCTGGTCTGGAACTATGCTCATTGATGCATGAATGTTATGGGACAACAAAACATGCTGCCACCTAATTGGCTGAGCTTTTGATGTGTCGTGCCCCATTAaaggatgctgctgctggccatcAATTAGGGAAATTGCGTCCACCGAGCTTCAAGGGAGAAATCGTCCAAGGATTGGCCGCATTCAGACGAGATAGATTCGAACTGCTAACTATTTATTCGCGCTTTTGACTTTGAGG
This region of Drosophila miranda strain MSH22 chromosome 2, D.miranda_PacBio2.1, whole genome shotgun sequence genomic DNA includes:
- the LOC108157438 gene encoding gamma-aminobutyric acid receptor-associated protein, which codes for MDMHFQYKKDHSFEKRRNEGDKIRRRYPDRVPVIVEKAPKTRHPDLDKKKYLLPADLTVGQFYFLIRKRIKLSADSALFFFVNNVIPPTSATIGSLYQEHRDKDYFLYMSYSDENI